In Nematostella vectensis chromosome 2, jaNemVect1.1, whole genome shotgun sequence, one genomic interval encodes:
- the LOC116619274 gene encoding translational activator of cytochrome c oxidase 1 yields MAASLVKNLVVAFPKIISSSHSLCYCRELNMTRDSSLKIISRMAGHSHWANIKFKKMHADLARSKLFGRISMEIITAVRESGPDPNFNPRLEKLIDRAKVASMPKSRVEGAIKSGSGSKDNPYTQCNFEVLGPGACGLIVDVLTANKVKAKIDISSILKKNGGLMKDGGSVLFQYQAKGIVTIDDIFHDKDGFEGATFPLNAAVSKAEELGIEAEAEDLFFTKSEDDKNVVKFICEVKALKIVSDNITSVHPDVSISTGIEFIPTTLVTLSDPQLEQADRLIELINNHTEVIKVYDNIANYPSATCKLFAES; encoded by the exons ATGGCTGCTTCCTTGGTAAAAAATCTAGTCGTTgcttttccaaaaataatTTCTTCTTCGCACTCTCTCTGCTATTGTCGAGAACTTAATATGACTAGAGATTCCTCGCTAAAAATTATATCGCGAATGGCAGGACATAGTCACTGGGCGAATATCAAATTCAAAAAAATGCATGCCGACTTAGCACGCAGCAAACTTTTTGGGAGAATTTCTATGGAAATTATCACAGCTGTTAGAG AGAGTGGACCAGATCCAAACTTCAACCCTAGGCTTGAGAAACTAATAGATCGAGCAAAAGTGGCAAGCATGCCAAAAAGCAGAGTTGAAGGAGCAATCAAATCTGGGTCCGGT AGCAAAGACAATCCATACACACAGTGTAACTTTGAGGTACTTGGCCCTGGGGCCTGTGGACTGATTGTTGATGTGCTGACTGCAAACAAAGTAAAAGCTAAAATTGACATCAGTAGCATTCTTAAAAAGAATGG GGGTCTTATGAAAGATGGTGGTTCTGTGTTGTTTCAATATCAAGCCAAAG gaaTTGTCACCATAGATGATATTTTTCATGATAAAGATGGTTTTGAGGGAGCCACATTTCCATTGAATGCTGCAGTGAGCAAG GCTGAGGAGTTAGGTATTGAGGCTGAGGCAGAGGATCTGTTCTTTACAAAGTCGGAAGATGATAAAAATGTTGTCAAA tTTATATGTGAAGTAAAAGCCTTGAAGATTGTATCAGACAACATAACAAGCGTACACCCTGATGTTAGTATATCCACAGGGATAGAATTTATACCCACTACGCTAGTAACCCTGTCTGACCCTCAGCTAGAGCAGGCTGATAGGCTGATAGAGCTCATTAACAACCATACTGAAGTTATCAAGGTGTATGATAACATAGCAAATTATCCAAGTGCAACATGCAAGCTGTTTGCCGAATCATAA
- the LOC5514335 gene encoding zinc finger protein 622 produces the protein MSSYTCMTCRVAFSDSDIQRQHYKTDWHRYNLKRKIAELAPVTAEVFQEKVFAQRAEVDAKEQEKNTTMRCESCCKNFSSGNAFKNHMQSKKHNEIVLRASKTSLLVRQPGNMTKKVEKIAKEDEEENMVEEDDEDGEIIEDDSLEITQCLFCPHESQTYEENLRHMSRSHSFFLPDLEYIVDLKGFLEYLGEKVGLGKVCLYCNEKGKKFHTVEAAQSHMVDKGHMKIDYEGDAALEYSDYYDFSTSYPSDNPDKEIDETASGTLSVDETTNELCLPSGARAGHRELRHYYRQNLPPEKDIHQLTKIRKSIMADYKALGWHGTIGEGAKQKIKDIHKEQRHQARHDLKLSLKANKQQKYFRPQVVF, from the coding sequence ATGTCCTCGTACACTTGTATGACTTGCCGTGTGGCATTTTCAGACAGTGATATACAAAGACAACACTACAAGACTGATTGGCATCGATACAACTTAAAACGAAAGATCGCTGAACTAGCACCGGTAACTGCCGAGGTGTTCCAGGAGAAAGTCTTTGCTCAAAGAGCTGAAGTGGATGCCAAAGAGCAAGAAAAGAACACTACAATGCGTTGCGAATCCTGCTGTAAGAATTTCTCTTCGGGAAATGCTTTTAAAAACCACATGCAGTCGAAGAAACACAACGAAATTGTCTTAAGAGCCAGCAAAACAAGTTTGTTGGTAAGACAGCCCGGAAACATGACCAAGAAAGTAGAGAAGATTGCAAAGGAGGACGAGGAAGAAAATATGGTTGAAGAAGATGATGAAGATGGAGAGATTATCGAGGATGACTCCCTTGAAATTACTCAGTGTTTATTTTGTCCTCACGAGAGTCAAACCTACGAAGAGAATTTACGTCACATGAGTAGATCACATAGCTTTTTTCTGCCCGATCTGGAATACATCGTAGACCTGAAAGGATTCTTGGAATACCTTGGTGAAAAAGTCGGGCTTGGTAAAGTTTGTCTGTATTGTAATGAAAAAGGGAAGAAGTTCCACACAGTCGAGGCGGCGCAGAGTCACATGGTTGATAAGGGACACATGAAGATAGATTATGAGGGCGATGCTGCTTTGGAATATTCAGACTACTACGACTTCTCAACCAGTTACCCCAGTGATAACCCTGACAAGGAGATAGACGAGACAGCTAGTGGGACACTTTCTGTAGATGAGACGACCAATGAACTTTGCTTGCCTTCAGGTGCTAGGGCAGGTCATCGCGAACTCAGGCACTACTATCGGCAGAATTTGCCTCCAGAGAAAGACATTCACCAGCTAACAAAGATAAGGAAGAGTATAATGGCAGATTACAAGGCCCTTGGATGGCATGGGAccattggggagggggcgaaACAGAAAATCAAAGACATTCACAAGGAGCAACGTCACCAAGCACGGCATGATTTAAAACTTTCTTTGAAGGCTAACAAACAGCAAAAATACTTTAGGCCACAAGTAGTGTTCTAG